From one Eptesicus fuscus isolate TK198812 chromosome 21, DD_ASM_mEF_20220401, whole genome shotgun sequence genomic stretch:
- the MON1B gene encoding vacuolar fusion protein MON1 homolog B isoform X1: protein MFRDVQMEAGGDTAAPAPGDAEDLEDTRLLSEEAGDGGGVQEDPTDSEDRSLEETGSQTKDQPASLLSPLPQSESPSCTRGLWDPAASENNAMGDSESGSGGQGGDPSDEDWRSKRKHVFVLSEAGKPIYSRYGSVEALSTTMGVMTALVSFVQSAGDTIRAIYAEDHKLVFLQQGPLLLVAVSRTPQSAAQLREELLAVHAQIVSTLTRASVARIFARKQNYDLRRLLAGSERTLDRLLDSVERDPGALLLGAVRCVPLTRPLREALGTLLRRCTAPGLALSVLAVGGQLVTAAQERNVLAECRLDPADLQLLLNWVSAPAFAAGEAWAPVCLPRFNPDGFFYAYVARLDAMPVCLLLLGTDPEAFHDMATCRRLVEDGMHTLGAMRNLGEAASFSNAPSATAPSYSVQAVGAPGLRHFLYKPLDIPDHHRQLPQFTSPELEAPYSREEEQQRLSDLYHRLHARLHSTSRPLRLIYHVAEKETLLAWVTSKFELYTCLSPLVTKAGAILVVTKLLRWVKKEEDRLFIRYPPKYSTPPAASSASTDQASHNGLFTGS from the exons GATCCCAGACCAaggaccagccagccagcctgctgtCACCACTGCCCCAGTCAGAGTCCCCTTCATGTACCCGTGGGCTCTGGGATCCTGCAGCCTCTGAGAATAATGCCATGGGTGACTCTGAGAGTGGCTCCGGGGGCCAGGGCGGAGATCCAAGTGACGAGGACTGGCGCAGCAAGCGAAAGCACGTGTTTGTACTGAGTGAGGCAGGCAAGCCCATCTACTCGAGGTATGGTAGTGTGGAGGCACTGTCGACTACCATGGGTGTGATGACAGCTCTCGTGTCTTTCGTGCAGAGTGCAGGAGATACCATCCGCGCCATCTATGCTG AGGACCACAAGCTGGTGTTCCTACAGCAGGGCCCACTGCTGCTGGTGGCTGTGTCAAGGACTCCTCAGTCAGCAGCCCAGCTGCGGGAGGAGCTGCTAGCTGTGCACGCACAGATCGTGAGTACACTGACACGTGCAAGTGTGGCCCGCATCTTCGCCCGTAAGCAGAACTACGACCTCCGCCGCCTGCTAGCTGGCTCCGAGCGCACCCTAGACCGGCTTCTGGACAGTGTGGAGCGGGACCCAGGTGCCCTGCTCCTGGGTGCCGTGCGCTGTGTGCCCCTCACTCGCCCTCTGCGGGAAGCACTGGGTACACTGCTCCGACGTTGCACAGCACCTGGCCTGGCACTGTCCGTGCTGGCGGTAGGTGGTCAACTGGTGACAGCAGCCCAGGAGCGGAATGTGTTGGCTGAGTGCCGGCTGGATCCAGCTGACCTGCAATTGCTGCTCAACTGGGTCAGTGCACCTGCCTTTGCAGCAGGAGAAGCGTGGGCACCTGTGTGCCTGCCCCGCTTCAACCCAGATGGTTTCTTCTATGCCTATGTGGCCCGCCTGGACGCcatgcctgtctgcctgctgctgcttGGCACTGACCCGGAGGCCTTCCATGACATGGCCACCTGCCGGCGCCTGGTGGAAGACGGCATGCACACGCTTGGTGCCATGCGTAACCTTGGGGAGGCTGCCAGTTTCTCTAATGCCCCATCAGCCACTGCCCCATCCTACAGTGTGCAGGCTGTGGGAGCACCTGGCCTTCGGCACTTCCTCTATAAACCACTGGACATCCCCGACCATCACCGCCAGCTGCCTCAGTTTACCAG CCCTGAGCTAGAGGCCCCGTACAGCAGAGAGGAGGAACAGCAGCGCCTATCGGACCTGTACCACCGCCTGCATGCTCGCCTCCATAGTACCTCCCGGCCTCTGCGCCTCATTTACCACGTGGCTGAGAAGGAGACGCTGCTGGCCTGG GTGACCTCCAAATTTGAGCTCTATACCTGCCTCAGCCCCCTGGTGACCAAGGCAGGTGCCATCTTGGTAGTGACCAAACTCCTACGCTGggtgaagaaagaggaagatcGACTTTTCATTCGTTATCCACCCAAGTACTCTACACCTCCAGCAGCCTCATCTGCCTCTACGGACCAAGCTTCCCATAATGGCTTGTTCACTGGATCCTGA
- the MON1B gene encoding vacuolar fusion protein MON1 homolog B isoform X2 has translation MLSPPDCPNPSPSVHRVTTQAWAREDHKLVFLQQGPLLLVAVSRTPQSAAQLREELLAVHAQIVSTLTRASVARIFARKQNYDLRRLLAGSERTLDRLLDSVERDPGALLLGAVRCVPLTRPLREALGTLLRRCTAPGLALSVLAVGGQLVTAAQERNVLAECRLDPADLQLLLNWVSAPAFAAGEAWAPVCLPRFNPDGFFYAYVARLDAMPVCLLLLGTDPEAFHDMATCRRLVEDGMHTLGAMRNLGEAASFSNAPSATAPSYSVQAVGAPGLRHFLYKPLDIPDHHRQLPQFTSPELEAPYSREEEQQRLSDLYHRLHARLHSTSRPLRLIYHVAEKETLLAWVTSKFELYTCLSPLVTKAGAILVVTKLLRWVKKEEDRLFIRYPPKYSTPPAASSASTDQASHNGLFTGS, from the exons ATGCTG TCTCCCCCAGATTGTCCTAACCCTAGTCCGAGTGTCCACAGAGTGACCACGCAAGCTTGGGCCAGAG AGGACCACAAGCTGGTGTTCCTACAGCAGGGCCCACTGCTGCTGGTGGCTGTGTCAAGGACTCCTCAGTCAGCAGCCCAGCTGCGGGAGGAGCTGCTAGCTGTGCACGCACAGATCGTGAGTACACTGACACGTGCAAGTGTGGCCCGCATCTTCGCCCGTAAGCAGAACTACGACCTCCGCCGCCTGCTAGCTGGCTCCGAGCGCACCCTAGACCGGCTTCTGGACAGTGTGGAGCGGGACCCAGGTGCCCTGCTCCTGGGTGCCGTGCGCTGTGTGCCCCTCACTCGCCCTCTGCGGGAAGCACTGGGTACACTGCTCCGACGTTGCACAGCACCTGGCCTGGCACTGTCCGTGCTGGCGGTAGGTGGTCAACTGGTGACAGCAGCCCAGGAGCGGAATGTGTTGGCTGAGTGCCGGCTGGATCCAGCTGACCTGCAATTGCTGCTCAACTGGGTCAGTGCACCTGCCTTTGCAGCAGGAGAAGCGTGGGCACCTGTGTGCCTGCCCCGCTTCAACCCAGATGGTTTCTTCTATGCCTATGTGGCCCGCCTGGACGCcatgcctgtctgcctgctgctgcttGGCACTGACCCGGAGGCCTTCCATGACATGGCCACCTGCCGGCGCCTGGTGGAAGACGGCATGCACACGCTTGGTGCCATGCGTAACCTTGGGGAGGCTGCCAGTTTCTCTAATGCCCCATCAGCCACTGCCCCATCCTACAGTGTGCAGGCTGTGGGAGCACCTGGCCTTCGGCACTTCCTCTATAAACCACTGGACATCCCCGACCATCACCGCCAGCTGCCTCAGTTTACCAG CCCTGAGCTAGAGGCCCCGTACAGCAGAGAGGAGGAACAGCAGCGCCTATCGGACCTGTACCACCGCCTGCATGCTCGCCTCCATAGTACCTCCCGGCCTCTGCGCCTCATTTACCACGTGGCTGAGAAGGAGACGCTGCTGGCCTGG GTGACCTCCAAATTTGAGCTCTATACCTGCCTCAGCCCCCTGGTGACCAAGGCAGGTGCCATCTTGGTAGTGACCAAACTCCTACGCTGggtgaagaaagaggaagatcGACTTTTCATTCGTTATCCACCCAAGTACTCTACACCTCCAGCAGCCTCATCTGCCTCTACGGACCAAGCTTCCCATAATGGCTTGTTCACTGGATCCTGA